One Bombus pascuorum chromosome 4, iyBomPasc1.1, whole genome shotgun sequence DNA segment encodes these proteins:
- the LOC132906288 gene encoding transcription factor Jun, with translation MLKLGSPELEKLIIGQQDSLVTNLPTPTQILFPKAVTEAQELYARGFIDALNELHHSDSSQEPGSIYGATYTTLEPPNSVQSTESSVSQGLLQIKDEPQTVPSVSSSPPMSPIDMENQERIKLERKRQRNRVAASKCRRRKLERISRLEDKVKLLKGENSELSAVVHRLKEHVCRLKEQVMDHVHSGCQIMAVSGQF, from the coding sequence ATGTTAAAACTAGGCTCTCCGGAGTTGGAAAAGTTAATCATCGGTCAGCAGGATAGTTTAGTGACGAATCTACCAACACCTACGCAGATTCTGTTTCCAAAGGCAGTGACCGAGGCCCAAGAATTGTACGCTCGAGGTTTCATCGACGCTCTGAACGAGTTGCATCATTCGGACAGCTCGCAGGAACCTGGTAGCATTTATGGAGCTACGTATACGACGTTGGAACCACCTAACAGCGTGCAGAGTACAGAATCTTCGGTGAGTCAAGGTCTGCTACAGATCAAAGATGAGCCTCAAACGGTACCTAGCGTGTCCAGTTCACCCCCGATGTCTCCTATCGATATGGAGAATCAGGAAAGAATCAAGCTGGAGAGGAAACGTCAGAGGAACCGCGTGGCTGCGTCTAAATGCCGCAGGCGCAAGCTCGAGCGCATCTCCAGGCTGGAGGACAAGGTTAAGCTGTTGAAGGGCGAGAACAGTGAATTGAGCGCGGTGGTGCATAGGCTGAAAGAGCACGTGTGCCGGTTGAAGGAGCAGGTGATGGACCACGTGCACTCTGGCTGCCAGATTATGGCGGTCTCGGGTCAATTCTGA
- the LOC132906255 gene encoding general transcriptional corepressor trfA-like, whose product MPQILNHRKIKKSQKRVLVKRKHFLTNYHETKSYKPLCKQLQSNNNSLAKALSKEKHEGQLLFSQNVALIAEVQDLGLACNKRDAIISNILKNAKEMLKMLVTLTGYLTNTISSCQEFVESVATNMQMSYNSAGKRESLKRLSIKSPTRGVVKPMVSGYTITKPTINLSRLNMQHINTSSNLSIIPEVRTPPRNQELNNSMSPNEVSVRRTCKNGRTYRMPERLSPLTVASQRDSDESEQRLSERSSRSSTERMSGRISERMSGRISGRMSERMSERMSGRISERMSGRISERISGRMSQRISERIPKSKSRSPKNRSSRCNIENLERIRSPRVKLNDVSKLLQNSHTINIRMLTENQNSQETDRSGCSNEEDEDSQTKIIAETSTPDDSGNNNDGTTGDENEESNNELDTTDEQKKEKINETKNITSNWEDPLEGPSWLFDNSQVVPSFTNNDKKTDDVDVSNDDSISFVLTEKESKNLFEETVQQMSPLSMSSRCANHVNNSKNSIQTNNEDESNIPQQNENNYYNGAIVTDANENECKTENASTTNLQNYITQRRGYFESDDEDDFTLIYTRQPRNVHFDINDLKLPVLEESALKPIIPAEPEPEITTTLRKISQICPIPSVSHDTLNESTFNQSTVNLPLLANNDNETIELAPVKKEAKLSQQKNKRQKVTTTHFGDFVDNTPPLKKNNSYKKKKGKPMKDPSAVKVVLQKLNESDVKSRTPSPNETISRDCNQSLSPVSSRVDNSSDSESSTSTNSTFTCNRPRRKRAQISYHEPNLIKKLRRNR is encoded by the exons ttaaaaaatcacAGAAGAGGGTATTGGTTAAaaggaaacattttttaacgaattaccATGAAACTAAGTCTTACAAACCAT TATGTAAACAGTTACAAAGTAACAACAATTCATTAGCAAAAGCATTATCTAAAGAAAAGCATGAAGGTCAGTTATTATTTTCCCAAAATGTTGCTTTAATTGCTGAAGTACAAGATTTAGGTTTAGCTTGTAATAAACGTGAT gcCATTATATCAAATATCCTAAAGAATGCTAAAGAAATGCTTAAAATGTTAGTGACGTTGACTGGTTACTTAACGAATACAATTTCATCTTGTCAAGAATTTGTAGAATCTGTTGCCACGAATATGCAGATGTCTTATAATTCTGCTGGAA AAAGGGAATCGCTGAAAAGACTGTCAATAAAATCTCCAACTAGAGGAGTAGTGAAGCCTATGGTGAGCGGTTACACCATTACAAAACCCACCATTAATTTAAGTAGATTAAATATGCAGCATATTAATACTTCATCAAACTTAAGTATAATACCGGAGGTAAGAACACCCCCCAGAAATCAAGAGTTAAACAACTCAATGTCTCCTAATGAAGTCTCTGTAAGACGTACATGC AAAAATGGTCGCACATACAGAATGCCTGAAAGATTGTCTCCTTTAACAGTTGCTTCACAAAGAGACAGTG ATGAGAGTGAACAAAGATTAAGCGAGAGAAGTAGCAGAAGTTCTACTGAACGGATGTCAGGAAGAATATCAGAAAGAATGTCAGGAAGAATATCGGGAAGAATGTCGGAAAGAATGTCGGAAAGAATGTCAGGAAGGATATCGGAAAGAATGTCAGGAAGAATATCGGAAAGAATATCAGGAAGGATGTCGCAAAGAATATCAGAAAGAATTCCAAAGTCGAAGTCAAGATCGCCGAAGAATCGCAGCTCTCGatgtaatattgaaaatttggaaCGTATAAGAAGTCCCAGAGTGAAGCTTAACGACGTATCgaaattattgcaaaattcTCATACTATCAATATTCGAATG TTAACAGAGAATCAAAATAGTCAGGAAACTGATAGGTCAGGATGTAGTaacgaagaagatgaagattCTCAGACTAAGATTATAGCAGAGACATCAACTCCCGATGATTCtggaaataataatgatgGAACCACCGGGgatgaaaatgaagaaagcAACAATGAATTAGATACGACAGATgaacaaaagaaagagaaaataaatgaaacaaaaaatattacatcaaACTGGGAGGATCCTCTTGAAGGACCAAGTTGGTTATTTGATAATTCCCAAGTCGTGCCTTCTTTTACAAATAACGACAAAAAGACTGATGATGTAGATGTTTCTAATGATGATAGTATAAGTTTCGTattaacagaaaaagaatcaaAGAATCTATTTGAAGAAACTGTGCAACAAATGTCGCCACTATCAATGTCAAGTAGATGTGCAAATCACGTGAATAATTCCAAGAATAGTATACAAACAAATAATGAAGATGAATCTAATATACCtcaacaaaatgaaaacaactATTATAACGGAGCTATAGTGACAGATGCAAATGAAAACGAATGTAAAACAGAGAATGCTTCTACAAcgaatttgcaaaattacatTACACAAAGACGAGGCTATTTTGAAAGTGACGATGAAGATGATTTCACGCTAATATACACACGACAACCACGTAATGTGCATTTTGACATAAATGACTTAAAGCTGCCAGTACTAGAAGAGTCCGCTTTGAAACCAATAATTCCAGCTGAACCAGAACCAGAAATAACGACTACCCTTCGAAAGATATCCCAAATTTGTCCAATCCCATCTGTTTCGCATGACACTTTGAACGAATCAACGTTTAACCAGTCTACCGTAAATTTGCCACTGCTTGCGAATAATGATAATGAGACCATAGAGTTGGCGCcagtaaaaaaagaagcaaaactaTCGCAGCAGAAGAATAAAAGACAGAAGGTAACTACGACGCACTTCGGTGATTTTGTTGATAATACACCACCACtcaagaaaaataattcttacaaaaagaagaaaggcaAACCCATGAAAGATCCAAGTGCTGTTAAAGTAGTGCTGcaaaaattgaacgaatccGATGTTAAATCTAGGACACCTTCTCCaaatgaaacaatttctcGTGATTGTAATCAATCTTT AAGTCCTGTATCTTCACGTGTGGACAATTCAAGCGATTCAGAAAGTAGTACAAGTACCAATAGCACATTTACTTGTAATCGCCCTAGACGAAAACGTGCTCAGATTTCATATCATGAACCTAATTTGATAaa GAAATTACGGAGgaatcgataa